The following are encoded in a window of Candidatus Neomarinimicrobiota bacterium genomic DNA:
- a CDS encoding TfoX/Sxy family protein — protein MLSELPNIGEVLEKRLAAVGICTPADLAEVGSLGVLQRLEALNAPGCLNMLYALEGALRGTRWHNLSTEEKAQLKADLKAIIEG, from the coding sequence ATGTTATCAGAGTTGCCCAATATTGGAGAGGTACTGGAAAAGCGACTGGCGGCTGTTGGAATCTGCACACCAGCAGATTTGGCTGAAGTTGGGAGTCTTGGTGTCTTGCAAAGATTGGAAGCTCTCAACGCGCCGGGCTGCCTGAACATGCTTTACGCCCTTGAGGGGGCGCTTCGCGGGACACGCTGGCACAATTTGTCCACCGAAGAAAAAGCACAACTCAAGGCTGACCTGAAAGCAATTATCGAAGGCTAA
- a CDS encoding protein-L-isoaspartate(D-aspartate) O-methyltransferase: protein MSKIENTLFLICLFSLANCVLAGDVFKGELVQNVSGSDFQKQRLEMVENQIKKRGINDGVILETFLRVPRHRFVPEEIKHLAYSDHPLPIGEEQTISQPYIVAFMTQALHLSTRDKILEIGTGSGYQAAILGELCDSVFTIEIIASLGNRAKLLLEELGYDNIKVKIGDGYQGWKEHAPFDAIIVTCAPAQVPTTLKNQLKEGGRMIIPVGSSYRQDLVLLRKVNNQLVEEKVLPVLFVPMVDPTGKKY, encoded by the coding sequence ATGAGTAAAATTGAAAACACTCTGTTTCTCATCTGTCTGTTCTCGCTGGCGAATTGTGTTTTAGCGGGGGACGTGTTTAAAGGCGAGCTTGTGCAGAACGTCTCGGGGTCAGATTTTCAAAAACAAAGACTTGAGATGGTTGAAAATCAGATCAAGAAGCGAGGAATAAACGATGGCGTCATTTTGGAAACCTTTCTCAGGGTTCCACGTCATCGCTTTGTACCCGAAGAAATCAAGCACCTGGCCTATAGCGATCATCCCCTGCCTATTGGTGAAGAACAAACTATTTCACAGCCCTATATCGTAGCCTTCATGACACAGGCTCTACATTTATCAACCCGGGATAAAATTTTAGAAATTGGCACTGGTTCAGGTTATCAAGCAGCTATTCTGGGTGAGTTATGTGATAGCGTATTTACGATTGAAATAATTGCCTCATTGGGAAACAGAGCAAAACTTCTATTAGAGGAGTTAGGTTATGACAATATCAAAGTAAAAATCGGGGATGGGTATCAAGGGTGGAAAGAGCATGCACCTTTTGATGCCATCATCGTCACCTGTGCTCCCGCACAAGTTCCGACTACCCTTAAAAACCAATTGAAGGAGGGAGGACGGATGATCATTCCCGTCGGTTCTTCATATCGACAGGATTTGGTGCTTTTACGGAAGGTTAATAATCAATTGGTTGAAGAAAAGGTATTGCCAGTATTATTCGTACCTATGGTGGACCCAACCGGAAAAAAATATTGA
- a CDS encoding T9SS type A sorting domain-containing protein — protein sequence MNKIMRIAKLAMLVSLITQSAYANPMALKFFSELQLDENNPGDWVLELKIQWQPAENMDGWYLTTPRDTAFLDSGIQLSEGAYIILREDSLQSILPLSNTGDALTLFDNSGYWIDELFYGDVEYSQAPSPVTGNSICLGYDWHHYWYLDSSPTIGSENDTAGSMCSIEGYVFDRSGNPLAGATVRHEYTAYHQDSICVLTDMMGYYAVNKMARGHNIEAHFENHQSVDTTFQAWPNTAHQVDFYLSPLVSIDDNSPAIPEQVKLMQNYPNPFNASTIIEYGLPEAAHVAIDVFKLDGSHIANVLRENISAGNHEVSWNASSIPSGIYVYTIQAGDIKLSRKMILLK from the coding sequence ATGAATAAAATAATGCGAATCGCAAAACTTGCAATGCTGGTCAGCCTGATCACGCAATCAGCTTACGCCAATCCCATGGCATTAAAATTCTTCTCTGAGCTTCAACTTGACGAAAACAATCCAGGAGACTGGGTTTTAGAGCTCAAGATTCAGTGGCAACCAGCAGAGAATATGGATGGCTGGTATCTCACCACACCTCGAGATACGGCCTTCCTTGATTCAGGAATCCAGCTTTCAGAGGGTGCCTACATAATATTGCGGGAGGATAGTCTGCAATCAATTTTGCCCCTGTCTAACACTGGCGACGCCTTGACACTTTTTGATAATTCAGGATACTGGATAGATGAGTTGTTCTATGGGGATGTTGAATATTCTCAAGCACCCAGTCCAGTTACCGGGAACAGTATATGTCTGGGGTATGACTGGCATCACTACTGGTATCTTGATAGCTCTCCCACAATCGGGAGTGAAAACGATACAGCAGGATCAATGTGTAGCATTGAGGGCTATGTTTTCGATAGAAGCGGAAATCCTCTGGCCGGAGCCACAGTAAGACATGAATATACAGCTTATCATCAGGATTCTATCTGTGTCTTGACTGATATGATGGGCTACTATGCGGTGAATAAAATGGCAAGAGGTCACAATATTGAAGCCCACTTTGAAAATCATCAATCAGTAGACACGACCTTTCAAGCCTGGCCAAACACCGCCCATCAGGTTGACTTTTATTTAAGTCCGCTGGTCAGCATTGATGATAATAGCCCCGCCATTCCAGAACAGGTTAAGCTCATGCAAAACTATCCCAATCCGTTTAATGCCTCCACCATAATTGAGTATGGGCTCCCTGAGGCAGCTCATGTAGCTATAGATGTTTTCAAGTTGGATGGCAGTCATATCGCTAATGTTTTGAGAGAGAATATATCAGCTGGAAATCATGAGGTATCCTGGAACGCATCAAGCATCCCCAGTGGCATATATGTCTACACCATACAGGCTGGTGACATAAAACTCTCGCGGAAAATGATACTCCTTAAATAA